From the genome of Phoenix dactylifera cultivar Barhee BC4 chromosome 17, palm_55x_up_171113_PBpolish2nd_filt_p, whole genome shotgun sequence:
GAACATCGACTCTTTTTTAAACTTAGAGTCCATtgttttctcttgctttatttCGCAGAGCGAAGGACAGATACATGAAGATGATGCAATCGAGAAAATGCTAAATGATCTCTCTCTGATAAAGAAATTTGAATAGAGCAGTCATGTCATGGACATCTTTAACTCTTATGCAACATCTCATATTGCTGAATAATTTCAAGGATTATATAGTGATTAATCTGCATGTATTGAATGGTacatttgaaagattttggatagGGATGTTGAATGAATATAGATATCTATTAGATATGAGTCATGGTCTATTATCAAACTTGTATCAACCAAATTTTGCTTTCAGTCAATTGCTTCAAGAGGCGTATAAGCATAAAGTTGGTGGCTATGAATATTTGGATGCATATTTGAATTCCATTTTGTACTTGGTTTCCTGCTTGAGCTGGCATATACATGAAATATGAAGGAATGCTTTAGTTATATGCAAACCTCAATTAAAAAAGCTACATAGCTGAAGTGACTCTCCTATTTGTCCCCAATCCTAGCTGTATGCTTCATGCCAATATGAAGGAAAAtgctttaattttcagatgagtGTTAATTTAGCACTGCTCAAATTTGTGTATGTAACTATATCTAAATTTAATTTTGGATATTCATTCCATATTGACGTTTAATATATGTCGGTAAGACGAGCTTTGACTCTAGGCCCATGTGAAATTAAATTTGCTTCAGCAAATACTTAAATTAAtttccaaaagaaaaacaagaagttagATTTGGCATTGACCATTATCAAACTCGAGCTCGCTGAAGGTGCTAGCTTAGCCTGATATTCAAGTCTCTTGGTCCGTTGTATTTGAAGATTTATATTTAAATCTTTCCTTCATCGGAATTTATGTTGGCCAGGTGTTTTAGGGGTGTTTAGGCAGTGAGATACTACATAAGATGGGATAGCTTGCTTTCAAATATCTTTAGCTCTCAAATCTCCAATGAAGGCAGGATTCAGCCCTAGATTATTTGGTTCAACAATCAAGGAATTTACCAACCTGATAGTAGGCACCTTCTTGTGGATATGTTTTTATCATTAGTACAAAATAGAGATATAGATTACCGTACAAAATAAAGCTGAGCTTAATTAAAATATTGGAGCCTAGTTTGGGTATGTTCTGCAATTTTCATGAGTTAAACTTGCTCATGAACTGAACCATGTTTGTTGAATAGCTTTATCTTAGCGTCATATTATGCTGGATTATAGGACTCTTATTCGATCGACAATATTAGTGTCTGCAAGAACAGCCCAAACTCCATAAATTGAAATTTTTCTCAAGATTTAatggttttatttatttatagtgATTTATTTTGGtaaatttcaaagagattatgtTACCAAATTTTGAAGGTGTTCAAAAGTATAAAGAAGCTAGGCTTTTTGTTGATTAATCCTGACTTCAGTAATCAAAAAGACCTCCAAAGCCGAGTTTGGGTTTGGCAGTAAAATGGCTATTTGCTGTGTGGCCAGAACATGATACCCAATCCACCATCACCCCCATCCTTACACACCCCCAACTCCTCCAGTCCCCGGACCACAAACCCTAACTAAACCCTAATAAACTTCTCTCACCCAAATAACAAAGAAACAGACCCCCATGGCCctcctcttcccttcttcttctcttcttcctccccctctcctACAAACCATCAGAACCACTCCCCACGTTCCCAATTCCACGCTCTCCCCTTCCATTCCAAACCCTAAACGCCCCTTCCCTTCTCTCACCTCAAAATCCCCACTAATTCCCTCCCGAGTTCTCCTCAAAAACCCCTTGTTTCTCCAAAAAGCGTCGTCTTTCACCTTCTCCGAGACCACCGACTTCACCGCCACCGCTGATGGCGTTGGCGACGAGGACGAGGACCTCGCCAGTTCGCCGTGGGAGGGGGCGGTGGTTTACCGGCGAGACGCCTCGGCTACACATCTGGAGTACTCCACCACCCTCGAACGGCTCGGCCTCCGCAAGCTCTCCTCCGGGCTCTCCCGGTCCCGGGCGTCGGCTATGGGGATCCGGCTGCCGGCCAGGAGGGGAAAGGAGGCGCCTTTTGGCGATGCAGAGACGCCCGTGCTCCTCTCCGTTGACGTCACGAGGAGGAAGCGGAGGCTGAAGCTGGATGGGATCGTGAGGACTGTCATCACCCTTTGTTGCAATAGGTGAGTGCTTCTGCTAGTAGAAATGGTAATTTTTTTAACGATGTTTTCTGATATAATCATTTTTTCTTCTGATAATCCACTAGGTTAGAATTAGTTGAGGATTGAAACAAAGGTACCATTTTTAGGATTCCTCGATTCTTTCTTGTAGAAACAAATTTCTAATTTAAAAGAATTACGAATTGGTTCTACAATTGTTGATTAACTTTGACAACATTTCGACAGAGTATGTGAAGATCATCTCAACCGAATTCCGCAATTTAAGAGCATCTCATCAgggtatatgcaaaattaaaaATCATACCTTGATTTCGGAATCATTTTTTTAGAGTCAATCTGGGGTCATATTAAGGTGGAGGGTGGAATAGAATAACCTGTTTTACATGATTACTTGGGGAGCATCCCCTGAAATTTGAATGGGGTGATATGCCAAATATTTTCCACTTCTTTGGACCTGCAGGCTACAATTCATACGAGTAAATGAGTCTAGCCGTCTGTCAAACATTTGAGGAATTCGCTTCAAATTCATCCAGTATTTTGGTCGATTTTTGGCGAAGATAACCGACTGCTTGACATTTCATTGCCGAGGTTTCCATCAAAAAAGTAAAAGCGCATCATTGCTGGTGTTGGTTTTTGAAATAGGAGGATTAAGTAACGGACACAATTTCTATACTAGAATTTCAGACATATCTGTCTTCTTTGAATCTTGTTCTGTTTGCTGCTTCTCTCATAACAAATTATTCAAATAATCTGTCTGATTTCAGACCCTAAATGCCTGCTATTGGTCTTCTTGCAATATATGATGCATGCTTGATTTTTATACTTCTATTCCAGGTGTGCTGAACCAGCAGCTGAGTGTGTATTCTCAAatttcacacttttgctgaccGAGGATCCTATAGAGGAACCTGATGTAATCAATCTGGGAGTAATCTATGGAGAAGACAAAGCCAA
Proteins encoded in this window:
- the LOC103717532 gene encoding large ribosomal RNA subunit accumulation protein YCED homolog 1, chloroplastic-like, with the translated sequence MALLFPSSSLLPPPLLQTIRTTPHVPNSTLSPSIPNPKRPFPSLTSKSPLIPSRVLLKNPLFLQKASSFTFSETTDFTATADGVGDEDEDLASSPWEGAVVYRRDASATHLEYSTTLERLGLRKLSSGLSRSRASAMGIRLPARRGKEAPFGDAETPVLLSVDVTRRKRRLKLDGIVRTVITLCCNRCAEPAAECVFSNFTLLLTEDPIEEPDVINLGVIYGEDKAKTSAESSRNEEEDDEKQIDLDDRLYFPAEKEEIDLSKHIRDIVHVEITINAICDANCKGLCLKCGTNLNKRKCNCKEVEQDKGREYGPLKGLKRQMEQG